Proteins found in one Longimicrobiaceae bacterium genomic segment:
- a CDS encoding ATP-binding protein: MGSSPPEAEILALLDRVQRAESLVDALCLVVEGVLAPLRVERAVAAEVRRGALRGVAGIGWGPEEVRAFSVPLTAEFHPAVRAVLSGEPTESAGEEMLPGLERAVVLPLPGTRGAAGALVLDPGRRRLRDFDPLGGVLRALGPAVGRLAELEELRRSAVGAERQRELLSAVVNALPDPVLITDAANNVLLENGRAEVLLTSGEGDSEGRRRAVEINNLLLSSFLTRSVVAGSDPRARELNLVDPTEGGDLLFEVLATPLPAETAGEGVVVSVLRDVTDLKRAATELEQQFKRMRQAEVKARRERDRLNLILENVGDPILVTDEDSNVILTNHQAERLFESVPGTPLDARRHREVRTNDTKFSSFISDFALSSDTARIEQLMLTDPDTHEEFPAEVVSGKILNERSEMTAIVSIVHDLTKVVENERLALALTRLNEGLEDRVAAATAELEERNRQLQWQSRELERAYQLKSEFLASMSHELRTPINALLGYTSLMRDRIYGEITQRQEEALDRMYAASQHLLELVNDVLDLAKIEAGKMPVHLERVDIAKVIQELAATVEPMVRQKELQYRQELAPELPILETDRTKVKQILLNLLSNAVKFTHRGEIRVTARRAPDGDGVEVEVADSGIGIPPEHVENIFEDFRQVDQSSTREYGGTGLGLSITQKLLKLLGGTIRLESRMGEGSTFTVRLPLRGRELRVDDDAPAAASADGAVVRAGEGERR; encoded by the coding sequence GTGGGCTCCTCCCCCCCCGAAGCCGAGATCCTCGCCCTCCTGGACCGGGTCCAGCGGGCGGAGAGCCTCGTGGACGCGCTCTGCCTGGTGGTCGAGGGCGTGCTCGCCCCGCTGCGCGTGGAGCGCGCCGTCGCCGCTGAGGTGCGCCGGGGGGCGCTCCGCGGTGTGGCCGGCATCGGGTGGGGCCCGGAGGAGGTCCGGGCCTTCTCGGTCCCGCTCACGGCGGAGTTCCACCCCGCGGTGCGGGCGGTGCTCTCGGGCGAGCCCACCGAGTCGGCGGGGGAGGAGATGCTCCCGGGTCTGGAGCGCGCGGTGGTCCTCCCGCTCCCGGGGACGCGCGGCGCCGCGGGGGCGCTGGTCCTGGATCCCGGCCGGCGCCGGCTGCGCGACTTCGACCCGCTCGGCGGCGTGCTGCGCGCCTTGGGGCCGGCGGTGGGGCGGCTGGCGGAGCTGGAGGAGCTGCGCCGCTCGGCGGTGGGCGCGGAGCGGCAGCGCGAGCTCCTTTCCGCCGTGGTGAACGCCCTCCCCGACCCGGTCCTCATCACCGACGCGGCCAACAACGTCCTCCTGGAGAACGGGCGGGCCGAGGTGCTCCTCACCTCCGGCGAGGGCGACAGCGAGGGGCGGCGCCGGGCGGTGGAGATCAACAACCTCCTCCTGTCGTCCTTCCTGACCCGCTCCGTGGTGGCGGGGTCGGACCCCCGGGCGCGGGAGCTGAACCTGGTGGACCCCACCGAGGGAGGCGACCTCCTCTTCGAGGTGCTCGCCACCCCGCTCCCGGCCGAGACCGCGGGGGAGGGCGTCGTGGTCTCCGTGCTCCGCGACGTGACCGACCTGAAGCGCGCCGCGACGGAGCTGGAGCAGCAGTTCAAGCGGATGCGGCAGGCCGAGGTGAAGGCCCGGCGCGAGCGCGACCGCCTGAACCTGATCCTGGAGAACGTCGGGGATCCCATCCTGGTGACCGACGAGGACTCCAACGTCATCCTCACCAACCACCAGGCGGAGCGGCTCTTCGAGTCGGTGCCCGGCACGCCGCTGGACGCCCGACGCCACCGGGAGGTCCGGACCAACGACACCAAGTTCTCCTCGTTCATCTCCGACTTCGCGCTCAGCTCGGACACGGCCCGGATCGAGCAGCTGATGCTCACCGACCCGGACACCCACGAGGAGTTCCCGGCGGAGGTGGTCTCGGGGAAGATCCTCAACGAGCGCTCGGAGATGACGGCGATCGTCTCCATCGTCCACGACCTCACCAAGGTGGTGGAGAACGAGCGCCTGGCGCTGGCGCTGACGCGGCTCAACGAGGGGCTGGAGGACCGGGTGGCGGCGGCGACCGCGGAGCTGGAGGAGCGCAACCGGCAGCTGCAGTGGCAGAGCCGGGAGCTGGAGCGGGCGTACCAGCTCAAGTCGGAGTTCCTGGCGAGCATGAGCCACGAGCTGCGCACCCCGATCAACGCGCTCCTGGGGTACACCTCGCTGATGCGAGACCGTATCTACGGGGAGATCACGCAGCGGCAGGAGGAGGCGCTGGACCGGATGTACGCCGCCTCCCAGCACCTGCTGGAGCTGGTCAACGACGTGCTGGACCTGGCGAAGATCGAGGCCGGGAAGATGCCGGTGCACCTGGAGCGGGTGGACATCGCCAAGGTGATCCAGGAGCTGGCCGCCACGGTGGAGCCCATGGTGCGGCAGAAGGAGCTGCAGTACCGGCAGGAGCTGGCCCCGGAGCTGCCGATCCTGGAGACGGACCGCACCAAGGTCAAGCAGATCCTCCTCAACCTCCTTTCCAACGCGGTGAAGTTCACGCACCGCGGGGAGATTCGCGTGACCGCGCGGAGGGCGCCGGACGGCGACGGGGTGGAGGTGGAGGTGGCGGACAGCGGGATCGGGATCCCCCCGGAGCACGTGGAGAACATCTTCGAGGACTTCCGCCAGGTGGACCAGTCGTCCACGCGCGAGTACGGGGGCACGGGGCTGGGGCTCTCCATCACCCAGAAGCTGCTCAAGCTGCTCGGCGGGACGATCCGGCTGGAGTCGCGCATGGGGGAGGGCTCCACCTTCACGGTGCGGCTCCCGCTGCGGGGCCGCGAGCTGCGGGTGGACGACGACGCCCCCGCCGCGGCGAGCGCCGACGGCGCCGTGGTGCGCGCGGGCGAGGGGGAGCGGCGCTGA
- the hisB gene encoding imidazoleglycerol-phosphate dehydratase HisB — protein MPRIGERTRRTRETEISVRIDLDGTGSAEVETGIGFFDHMLDALARHGTFDLAVRCRGDLHIDGHHTVEDVGIVLGGAFLDALGDKAGIARYADATVPLDEALVRAVVDVSGRPFLHFDVPVPAGQDRIGDFDAALSAEFWRAFAMEARVTMHLDGVRGDNAHHVVETTFKAAARALDAATRIDPRRAGVVPSTKGAL, from the coding sequence ATGCCACGCATCGGGGAGCGCACGCGCAGGACGCGCGAAACGGAGATCTCCGTCCGGATCGACCTGGACGGGACGGGGAGCGCGGAGGTGGAGACGGGGATCGGCTTCTTCGACCACATGCTGGACGCGCTGGCCCGCCACGGCACCTTCGACCTGGCGGTGCGCTGCCGGGGCGACCTGCACATCGACGGGCACCACACGGTGGAGGACGTGGGGATCGTCCTGGGCGGCGCCTTCCTCGACGCGCTGGGCGACAAGGCAGGGATCGCGCGCTACGCGGACGCCACGGTGCCGCTGGACGAGGCGCTGGTGCGGGCGGTGGTGGACGTGTCCGGGCGCCCTTTCCTCCACTTCGACGTGCCGGTCCCGGCGGGCCAGGACCGCATCGGCGATTTCGACGCGGCGCTCTCGGCGGAGTTCTGGCGGGCGTTCGCGATGGAGGCGCGCGTCACGATGCATCTGGACGGCGTCCGCGGCGACAACGCGCACCACGTGGTGGAGACCACCTTCAAGGCGGCGGCGCGGGCGCTCGATGCGGCCACGCGCATCGATCCGCGGCGGGCGGGGGTGGTGCCGTCTACCAAGGGGGCGCTGTGA
- a CDS encoding GvpL/GvpF family gas vesicle protein encodes ATPLPLRFGSVFADEGALRAVLAERADVLLAALERVAGKVEMGVAVGWDPGAARERILAAHPELRPAEEKPATGRAYLEARRREHAVEAALRGEAEALLDRLSSAVGEVLPGAEEVRTVLPAAGMAGTLAHLVLQGNVSSYREAVERVSGDVPDAEIRLSGPWAPYSFV; translated from the coding sequence CCGCCACGCCGCTCCCGCTCCGCTTCGGGAGCGTCTTCGCGGACGAGGGCGCGCTCCGGGCGGTGCTCGCCGAGCGCGCGGACGTCCTGCTCGCCGCGCTGGAGCGGGTCGCGGGAAAGGTGGAGATGGGCGTCGCCGTCGGCTGGGACCCCGGCGCCGCGCGGGAGCGGATCCTCGCCGCGCACCCGGAGCTCCGCCCCGCGGAGGAGAAGCCGGCCACGGGCCGCGCCTACCTGGAAGCACGACGCCGGGAGCACGCCGTGGAGGCGGCGCTCCGCGGGGAGGCCGAAGCGCTGCTGGACCGCCTTTCGAGTGCGGTGGGCGAGGTGCTGCCCGGGGCCGAGGAGGTGCGGACGGTGCTCCCCGCGGCAGGCATGGCCGGCACCCTGGCACATCTGGTGCTACAGGGGAACGTATCGAGCTATCGCGAGGCGGTGGAGCGGGTCTCTGGCGACGTGCCGGACGCGGAGATCCGCCTTTCGGGCCCGTGGGCGCCGTATTCGTTCGTGTGA
- the gvpJ gene encoding gas vesicle protein GvpJ: protein MPELAPLAPTRPQGLVDILDRILDKGLVIAGDIKINLANVELLTVQVRLLVCSIDKAEQIGLNWWKYDPALSGGSAAADENRELRERVRQLEERLERLAPGGSPSL from the coding sequence TTGCCCGAACTCGCTCCCCTCGCCCCGACGCGCCCGCAGGGCCTGGTCGACATCCTCGACCGGATCCTCGACAAGGGCCTCGTCATCGCGGGCGACATCAAGATCAACCTCGCCAACGTCGAGCTGCTCACCGTGCAGGTGCGCCTCCTCGTGTGCTCCATCGACAAGGCCGAGCAGATCGGGCTGAACTGGTGGAAGTACGACCCCGCGCTGAGCGGGGGCTCCGCGGCCGCGGACGAGAACCGGGAGCTGCGGGAGCGCGTGCGACAGCTGGAGGAGCGTCTGGAGCGGCTCGCGCCCGGCGGGTCCCCATCCCTCTGA
- the gvpJ gene encoding gas vesicle protein GvpJ: protein MAVERAPGGTSLIDVLDRVLDKGIVIDAYVRVSLVGIDLVTVEARIVVASIDTYLKYSEAVGITGPTRTREITPPSPSAADMDRLVAENAELRRRLDALG, encoded by the coding sequence ATGGCAGTAGAACGGGCTCCGGGCGGAACCAGCCTGATCGACGTCCTCGACCGGGTCCTGGACAAGGGGATCGTCATCGACGCCTACGTGCGCGTCTCCCTGGTCGGGATCGACCTGGTGACCGTGGAGGCGCGGATCGTGGTGGCCTCCATCGACACCTACCTGAAGTACTCCGAGGCCGTGGGGATCACCGGCCCCACCCGGACCCGGGAGATCACGCCTCCCTCCCCGTCCGCGGCCGACATGGACCGCCTGGTCGCCGAGAACGCCGAGCTGAGGCGAAGGCTGGACGCGCTGGGCTGA
- a CDS encoding adenylosuccinate synthase, translating to MNEHRCVVIVGSQWGDEGKGKIVDVLAEKVDVVARYQGGANAGHTVHVGKEEFILHQIPSGILHPERRCLLGNGVVFDPFQFFEELDALTARGIDAEGRVGVSGRAHLLLSYHKLLDRAAEAQRGAGKIGTTGRGIGPAYEDKVARMGIRVADLRDAARAEEQLRRAVARANERLQCTGAEERADADQVLREVMGIRERLLKLSVETGRVIHDALREGKHVLLEGAQGALLDVDHGTYPYVTSSNTTAGGAGLGVGIGPTAIDAVVGVVKAYTTRVGSGPLPTEFPSPMQEHVRELGGEFGATTGRPRRCGWFDAVVVRYAARVNGLTGLAVTKLDVLDTLEELKIAVGYRALGEELDEFPGDLGLLEAAEPVYETLPGWRASTQEARRWEDLPEAARAYLRRLEELTGVPIWFVSVGTRRDQIIHVEHSQ from the coding sequence ATGAACGAGCATCGCTGCGTGGTGATCGTCGGCTCCCAGTGGGGCGACGAGGGGAAGGGGAAGATCGTGGACGTCCTCGCCGAGAAGGTGGACGTCGTGGCGCGCTACCAGGGCGGCGCGAACGCGGGACACACGGTGCACGTGGGGAAGGAGGAGTTCATCCTACACCAGATCCCCTCGGGGATCCTGCACCCGGAGCGGCGCTGCCTCCTGGGGAACGGCGTGGTCTTCGACCCCTTCCAGTTCTTCGAGGAGCTGGACGCGCTCACCGCCCGCGGGATCGACGCGGAGGGGCGGGTGGGGGTCAGCGGGCGCGCCCACCTCCTCCTTTCCTACCACAAGCTCCTGGACCGGGCCGCGGAGGCGCAGCGCGGGGCGGGGAAGATCGGGACGACGGGGCGGGGGATCGGCCCGGCGTACGAGGACAAGGTGGCGCGCATGGGGATCCGCGTGGCCGACCTGCGCGACGCGGCCCGCGCCGAGGAGCAGCTCCGCCGCGCCGTGGCGCGCGCCAACGAGCGCCTGCAGTGCACGGGGGCGGAGGAGCGCGCGGACGCGGACCAGGTGCTCCGCGAGGTCATGGGGATCCGGGAGCGCCTGCTGAAGCTGTCGGTGGAGACGGGGCGCGTGATCCACGACGCGCTGCGCGAGGGGAAGCACGTGCTGCTGGAGGGGGCGCAGGGCGCGCTCCTGGACGTGGACCACGGCACTTACCCGTACGTTACCTCCTCCAACACCACGGCGGGGGGCGCCGGGCTCGGCGTGGGGATCGGCCCCACCGCGATCGACGCGGTGGTGGGGGTGGTGAAGGCGTACACCACGCGCGTGGGCTCCGGCCCGCTCCCCACGGAGTTCCCCTCGCCCATGCAGGAGCACGTCCGGGAGCTGGGGGGAGAGTTCGGGGCGACGACGGGACGGCCGCGGCGCTGCGGGTGGTTCGACGCGGTGGTGGTGCGCTACGCCGCCCGCGTGAACGGCCTCACCGGGCTGGCCGTCACCAAGCTGGACGTGCTGGACACGCTGGAGGAGCTGAAGATCGCCGTGGGCTACCGCGCGCTGGGCGAGGAGCTGGACGAGTTCCCCGGCGACCTGGGGCTCCTGGAGGCGGCGGAGCCGGTCTACGAGACGCTGCCTGGATGGCGCGCCTCCACCCAGGAGGCGCGGCGCTGGGAGGACCTCCCGGAGGCGGCGAGGGCGTACCTGCGGCGGCTGGAGGAGCTGACGGGCGTGCCCATCTGGTTCGTGTCCGTGGGCACCCGGCGCGACCAGATCATCCACGTCGAGCACTCGCAATAG
- a CDS encoding DinB family protein: protein MPIAQALLPEFDHEMATTRSLLERVPEHRAAWRPHPKSTELGALAIHVANLVGLAPRTMALTEVDMNPPGEPGFTPPGFTSTAALLETFDENVAKAREAIAGASDEEMMVPWSLKSGGHTIFTMPRAAVLRTMVMNHVIHHRGQLSVYLRQNEVPLPSIYGPTADTQG, encoded by the coding sequence ATGCCGATCGCACAGGCTCTGCTCCCCGAGTTCGACCACGAGATGGCCACCACGCGCTCGCTCCTGGAGCGCGTCCCCGAGCACCGGGCCGCCTGGAGGCCGCACCCGAAGTCCACGGAGCTGGGCGCGCTGGCGATCCACGTCGCCAACCTGGTGGGGCTGGCGCCGAGGACGATGGCGCTGACCGAGGTGGACATGAACCCGCCGGGCGAGCCGGGCTTCACGCCGCCGGGCTTCACCTCGACGGCCGCCCTGCTGGAGACCTTCGACGAGAACGTGGCGAAGGCGCGCGAGGCCATCGCCGGCGCGTCGGACGAGGAGATGATGGTGCCCTGGTCGCTGAAGAGCGGGGGCCACACGATCTTCACCATGCCGCGCGCGGCGGTGCTGCGCACGATGGTGATGAACCACGTGATCCACCACCGCGGCCAGCTCAGCGTCTACCTGCGCCAGAACGAGGTGCCGCTCCCCTCCATCTACGGTCCCACGGCGGACACGCAGGGGTAG
- a CDS encoding gas vesicle protein K, which produces MTPSDPPHRPTTVDLPVAEIAELANQLPTRIDVDPETVQQDLARLVLTLVELLRRVVEHQAVRRMEDPDLSDEQVERMGTALLLLEEKMQEIRGVFGLAGEDLNVDLGPLGKLL; this is translated from the coding sequence ATGACACCCTCCGACCCACCGCACCGCCCGACCACCGTCGACCTCCCCGTGGCGGAGATCGCGGAGCTGGCGAACCAGCTCCCCACGCGCATCGACGTGGACCCGGAAACGGTGCAGCAGGACCTGGCCCGTCTCGTGCTCACATTGGTGGAGCTGCTCCGCCGGGTGGTGGAGCACCAGGCGGTGCGGCGCATGGAGGACCCGGACCTCAGCGACGAGCAGGTGGAGCGCATGGGGACCGCGCTCCTGCTGTTGGAGGAGAAAATGCAGGAGATCCGGGGCGTCTTCGGCCTTGCGGGGGAGGATCTCAACGTCGATCTTGGTCCGCTGGGGAAACTGCTCTGA
- the hisC gene encoding histidinol-phosphate transaminase, with product MLKNDAAVESALGHVKPQVRAMSAYTLRPYEPRVKLNQNESPYDVPEALKARIAARLADRPWNRYPPFVAHNFISAVAEATGWPEDGILVANGSNELIQAFFAVVVEPGKSVVVPEPTFTLYRLMAEVNGGTVVPVPLTEELRFDVDAVVRAARESDAAVVVLCTPNNPTGSALTREEIGRIHDETDALVLLDQAYVEFGGYDAISFLEGRPRAVVLRTFSKAMALAGLRAGYLLGDPALAAEVHKAKLPYNVNFFTEVAAAETLRGRDLLAPLVAAMRRERDRLYEELRAIPGIRAFPSAANFVLFRVEKPGLAHTRVFERLLDEHGILVRDVSKYPMLDGCLRVNAGTPEETGEFLAALRAIVTEG from the coding sequence ATGCTGAAGAACGATGCGGCGGTCGAGAGCGCGCTGGGGCACGTGAAGCCGCAGGTGCGCGCCATGTCGGCGTACACCCTCCGGCCGTACGAGCCGCGGGTGAAGCTGAACCAGAACGAGAGCCCGTACGACGTCCCGGAGGCGCTCAAGGCGCGCATCGCCGCGCGCCTGGCGGACCGCCCCTGGAACCGCTACCCGCCCTTCGTGGCCCACAACTTCATCTCCGCCGTGGCGGAGGCGACGGGGTGGCCGGAGGATGGGATCCTGGTCGCCAACGGCTCCAACGAGCTGATCCAGGCCTTCTTCGCGGTGGTGGTGGAGCCCGGGAAGTCGGTCGTCGTTCCCGAGCCGACGTTCACGCTCTACCGGCTGATGGCGGAGGTGAACGGGGGCACCGTGGTCCCCGTGCCGCTGACGGAGGAGCTGCGCTTCGACGTGGACGCCGTCGTGCGGGCGGCGCGGGAGTCGGACGCGGCGGTGGTCGTCCTCTGCACGCCGAACAACCCCACCGGCTCCGCGCTCACGCGCGAGGAGATCGGGCGGATCCACGACGAGACGGACGCGCTGGTGCTGCTGGACCAGGCGTACGTGGAGTTCGGCGGGTACGACGCGATCTCCTTCCTGGAGGGGCGCCCCCGCGCGGTGGTGCTGCGCACCTTCAGCAAGGCCATGGCGCTCGCCGGGCTGCGCGCCGGCTACCTGCTGGGCGACCCGGCGCTGGCGGCGGAGGTGCACAAGGCCAAGCTCCCGTACAACGTGAACTTCTTCACCGAGGTGGCTGCGGCGGAGACCCTGCGCGGGCGCGACCTGCTGGCGCCGCTCGTGGCGGCCATGCGCCGCGAGCGCGACCGACTCTACGAGGAGTTGCGCGCCATCCCGGGGATCCGCGCCTTTCCCAGCGCGGCCAACTTCGTCCTCTTCCGCGTGGAGAAGCCGGGACTCGCGCACACGCGCGTTTTCGAGCGGCTGCTGGACGAGCATGGGATCCTGGTGCGCGACGTGTCGAAGTACCCCATGCTGGACGGGTGCCTGCGGGTGAACGCGGGGACCCCGGAGGAGACGGGCGAATTCCTGGCGGCGCTCCGCGCCATCGTCACGGAGGGGTGA